In the Magnolia sinica isolate HGM2019 chromosome 15, MsV1, whole genome shotgun sequence genome, one interval contains:
- the LOC131227297 gene encoding 4-diphosphocytidyl-2-C-methyl-D-erythritol kinase, chloroplastic-like isoform X1: protein MNLGTFFFFSLQIQDLPYSFAPMASTQFLCQHLLFSSFGTNGSTPNTLLSCKKSNLSLSSFRHRSSSFDRKAQNRRATASDSKTGRRQVEIVYDPDERINRLADEVDKNTSLSRLSLFSPCKINVFLRITRKREDGFHDLASLFHVISLGDMIKFSQSPMKSKDRLSTNVPGVPLDDKNLIIKALNLYRKKTGSDNFFWIHLDKKVPTGAGLGGGSSNAATALWAANQFSGGLATEKELQEWSGEIGSDVPFFFSHGAAYCTGRGEVVEDIPPPIPLDMPMVLIKPQQACPTGEVYKAMLNSRLRLDQSSSVDPLTLLEKITQMGISQDVCINDLEPPAFEVLPSLKLLKKRVLAAGRGQYDAVFMSGSGSSIVGIGSPEPPQFVYDDDEYKDAFVSEARFLTRRENQWYTELNSTTSSFESPADLSQTVE from the exons atgaatttgggcaccttcttcttcttctcccttcaAATTCAGGACCTGCCCTATTCCTTCGCACCAATGGCTTCCACCCAATTCCTTTGTCAAcaccttctcttctcttcttttgggACTAATGGCAGTACACCCAACACACTTCTCTCCTGCAAAAAATCaaatctttctctttcttctttcagaCATAGGTCTTCTTCTTTTGATAGAAAAGCACAAAATCGAAGAGCCACTGCTTCTGATTCAAAAACAGGTAGAAGACAGGTGGAG aTAGTGTATGATCCAGATGAAAGAATAAACAGGTTAGCAGATGAAGTTGATAAGAACACAAGCCTTTCAaggctctctcttttctctccctgtaag ATTAATGTTTTCTTGAGAATAACCAGAAAGAGGGAAGATGGATTTCATGATTTGGCTTCTCTGTTTCAT GTAATAAGTCTAGGGGATATGATTAAGTTTTCTCAATCACCAATGAAAAGCAAAGATCGTTTGTCTACCAATGTGCCAGGTGTCCCACTTGATGACAAGAATttg ATTATCAAGGCACTCAACCTTTACAGAAAAAAGACCGGCAGTGACAACTTCTTCTGG ATTCACCTTGATAAGAAAGTGCCTACTGGTGCTGGGCTCGGCGGTGGAAGTAGTAATGCTGCGACTGCATTATGGGCCGCAAATCAATTCAGCGGTGGTCTTGCCACTGAAAAGGAGCTTCAGGAATGGTCAGGTGAAATTGGTTCTGATGTTCCCTTCTTTTTCTCTCACGGAGCAGCATATTGTACTGGTAGAGGTGAG GTTGTTGAAGATATCCCGCCACCAATACCTTTGGACATGCCAATGGTCCTGATAAAGCCCCAACAGGCGTGCCCAACTGGTGAAGTTTACAAGGCAATGCTAAATTCA CGCCTTCGGCTGGATCAAAGTAGTTCAGTTGATCCTTTGACCTTGCTGGAGAAGATTACACAAATGGGGATTTCTCAAGATGTTTGTATCAATGATTTGG AGCCTCCAGCATTTGAAGTCTTGCCATCTTTGAAATTGTTGAAAAAACGCGTGCTTGCAGCTGGCCGTGGACAGTATGATGCTGTTTTCATGTCGGGGAG TGGAAGCTCTATTGTCGGAATCGGTTCTCCAGAACCCCCGCAGTTTGTCTACGATGATGATGAGTACAAGGATGCCTTTGTATCTG
- the LOC131227297 gene encoding 4-diphosphocytidyl-2-C-methyl-D-erythritol kinase, chloroplastic-like isoform X2: MNLGTFFFFSLQIQDLPYSFAPMASTQFLCQHLLFSSFGTNGSTPNTLLSCKKSNLSLSSFRHRSSSFDRKAQNRRATASDSKTGRRQVEIVYDPDERINRLADEVDKNTSLSRLSLFSPCKINVFLRITRKREDGFHDLASLFHVISLGDMIKFSQSPMKSKDRLSTNVPGVPLDDKNLIIKALNLYRKKTGSDNFFWIHLDKKVPTGAGLGGGSSNAATALWAANQFSGGLATEKELQEWSGEIGSDVPFFFSHGAAYCTGRGEVVEDIPPPIPLDMPMVLIKPQQACPTGEVYKRLRLDQSSSVDPLTLLEKITQMGISQDVCINDLEPPAFEVLPSLKLLKKRVLAAGRGQYDAVFMSGSGSSIVGIGSPEPPQFVYDDDEYKDAFVSEARFLTRRENQWYTELNSTTSSFESPADLSQTVE; this comes from the exons atgaatttgggcaccttcttcttcttctcccttcaAATTCAGGACCTGCCCTATTCCTTCGCACCAATGGCTTCCACCCAATTCCTTTGTCAAcaccttctcttctcttcttttgggACTAATGGCAGTACACCCAACACACTTCTCTCCTGCAAAAAATCaaatctttctctttcttctttcagaCATAGGTCTTCTTCTTTTGATAGAAAAGCACAAAATCGAAGAGCCACTGCTTCTGATTCAAAAACAGGTAGAAGACAGGTGGAG aTAGTGTATGATCCAGATGAAAGAATAAACAGGTTAGCAGATGAAGTTGATAAGAACACAAGCCTTTCAaggctctctcttttctctccctgtaag ATTAATGTTTTCTTGAGAATAACCAGAAAGAGGGAAGATGGATTTCATGATTTGGCTTCTCTGTTTCAT GTAATAAGTCTAGGGGATATGATTAAGTTTTCTCAATCACCAATGAAAAGCAAAGATCGTTTGTCTACCAATGTGCCAGGTGTCCCACTTGATGACAAGAATttg ATTATCAAGGCACTCAACCTTTACAGAAAAAAGACCGGCAGTGACAACTTCTTCTGG ATTCACCTTGATAAGAAAGTGCCTACTGGTGCTGGGCTCGGCGGTGGAAGTAGTAATGCTGCGACTGCATTATGGGCCGCAAATCAATTCAGCGGTGGTCTTGCCACTGAAAAGGAGCTTCAGGAATGGTCAGGTGAAATTGGTTCTGATGTTCCCTTCTTTTTCTCTCACGGAGCAGCATATTGTACTGGTAGAGGTGAG GTTGTTGAAGATATCCCGCCACCAATACCTTTGGACATGCCAATGGTCCTGATAAAGCCCCAACAGGCGTGCCCAACTGGTGAAGTTTACAAG CGCCTTCGGCTGGATCAAAGTAGTTCAGTTGATCCTTTGACCTTGCTGGAGAAGATTACACAAATGGGGATTTCTCAAGATGTTTGTATCAATGATTTGG AGCCTCCAGCATTTGAAGTCTTGCCATCTTTGAAATTGTTGAAAAAACGCGTGCTTGCAGCTGGCCGTGGACAGTATGATGCTGTTTTCATGTCGGGGAG TGGAAGCTCTATTGTCGGAATCGGTTCTCCAGAACCCCCGCAGTTTGTCTACGATGATGATGAGTACAAGGATGCCTTTGTATCTG
- the LOC131227297 gene encoding 4-diphosphocytidyl-2-C-methyl-D-erythritol kinase, chloroplastic-like isoform X3 → MNLGTFFFFSLQIQDLPYSFAPMASTQFLCQHLLFSSFGTNGSTPNTLLSCKKSNLSLSSFRHRSSSFDRKAQNRRATASDSKTGRRQVEIVYDPDERINRLADEVDKNTSLSRLSLFSPCKINVFLRITRKREDGFHDLASLFHIIKALNLYRKKTGSDNFFWIHLDKKVPTGAGLGGGSSNAATALWAANQFSGGLATEKELQEWSGEIGSDVPFFFSHGAAYCTGRGEVVEDIPPPIPLDMPMVLIKPQQACPTGEVYKAMLNSRLRLDQSSSVDPLTLLEKITQMGISQDVCINDLEPPAFEVLPSLKLLKKRVLAAGRGQYDAVFMSGSGSSIVGIGSPEPPQFVYDDDEYKDAFVSEARFLTRRENQWYTELNSTTSSFESPADLSQTVE, encoded by the exons atgaatttgggcaccttcttcttcttctcccttcaAATTCAGGACCTGCCCTATTCCTTCGCACCAATGGCTTCCACCCAATTCCTTTGTCAAcaccttctcttctcttcttttgggACTAATGGCAGTACACCCAACACACTTCTCTCCTGCAAAAAATCaaatctttctctttcttctttcagaCATAGGTCTTCTTCTTTTGATAGAAAAGCACAAAATCGAAGAGCCACTGCTTCTGATTCAAAAACAGGTAGAAGACAGGTGGAG aTAGTGTATGATCCAGATGAAAGAATAAACAGGTTAGCAGATGAAGTTGATAAGAACACAAGCCTTTCAaggctctctcttttctctccctgtaag ATTAATGTTTTCTTGAGAATAACCAGAAAGAGGGAAGATGGATTTCATGATTTGGCTTCTCTGTTTCAT ATTATCAAGGCACTCAACCTTTACAGAAAAAAGACCGGCAGTGACAACTTCTTCTGG ATTCACCTTGATAAGAAAGTGCCTACTGGTGCTGGGCTCGGCGGTGGAAGTAGTAATGCTGCGACTGCATTATGGGCCGCAAATCAATTCAGCGGTGGTCTTGCCACTGAAAAGGAGCTTCAGGAATGGTCAGGTGAAATTGGTTCTGATGTTCCCTTCTTTTTCTCTCACGGAGCAGCATATTGTACTGGTAGAGGTGAG GTTGTTGAAGATATCCCGCCACCAATACCTTTGGACATGCCAATGGTCCTGATAAAGCCCCAACAGGCGTGCCCAACTGGTGAAGTTTACAAGGCAATGCTAAATTCA CGCCTTCGGCTGGATCAAAGTAGTTCAGTTGATCCTTTGACCTTGCTGGAGAAGATTACACAAATGGGGATTTCTCAAGATGTTTGTATCAATGATTTGG AGCCTCCAGCATTTGAAGTCTTGCCATCTTTGAAATTGTTGAAAAAACGCGTGCTTGCAGCTGGCCGTGGACAGTATGATGCTGTTTTCATGTCGGGGAG TGGAAGCTCTATTGTCGGAATCGGTTCTCCAGAACCCCCGCAGTTTGTCTACGATGATGATGAGTACAAGGATGCCTTTGTATCTG
- the LOC131227297 gene encoding 4-diphosphocytidyl-2-C-methyl-D-erythritol kinase, chloroplastic-like isoform X5: MNLGTFFFFSLQIQDLPYSFAPMASTQFLCQHLLFSSFGTNGSTPNTLLSCKKSNLSLSSFRHRSSSFDRKAQNRRATASDSKTGRRQVEIVYDPDERINRLADEVDKNTSLSRLSLFSPCKINVFLRITRKREDGFHDLASLFHIHLDKKVPTGAGLGGGSSNAATALWAANQFSGGLATEKELQEWSGEIGSDVPFFFSHGAAYCTGRGEVVEDIPPPIPLDMPMVLIKPQQACPTGEVYKAMLNSRLRLDQSSSVDPLTLLEKITQMGISQDVCINDLEPPAFEVLPSLKLLKKRVLAAGRGQYDAVFMSGSGSSIVGIGSPEPPQFVYDDDEYKDAFVSEARFLTRRENQWYTELNSTTSSFESPADLSQTVE, from the exons atgaatttgggcaccttcttcttcttctcccttcaAATTCAGGACCTGCCCTATTCCTTCGCACCAATGGCTTCCACCCAATTCCTTTGTCAAcaccttctcttctcttcttttgggACTAATGGCAGTACACCCAACACACTTCTCTCCTGCAAAAAATCaaatctttctctttcttctttcagaCATAGGTCTTCTTCTTTTGATAGAAAAGCACAAAATCGAAGAGCCACTGCTTCTGATTCAAAAACAGGTAGAAGACAGGTGGAG aTAGTGTATGATCCAGATGAAAGAATAAACAGGTTAGCAGATGAAGTTGATAAGAACACAAGCCTTTCAaggctctctcttttctctccctgtaag ATTAATGTTTTCTTGAGAATAACCAGAAAGAGGGAAGATGGATTTCATGATTTGGCTTCTCTGTTTCAT ATTCACCTTGATAAGAAAGTGCCTACTGGTGCTGGGCTCGGCGGTGGAAGTAGTAATGCTGCGACTGCATTATGGGCCGCAAATCAATTCAGCGGTGGTCTTGCCACTGAAAAGGAGCTTCAGGAATGGTCAGGTGAAATTGGTTCTGATGTTCCCTTCTTTTTCTCTCACGGAGCAGCATATTGTACTGGTAGAGGTGAG GTTGTTGAAGATATCCCGCCACCAATACCTTTGGACATGCCAATGGTCCTGATAAAGCCCCAACAGGCGTGCCCAACTGGTGAAGTTTACAAGGCAATGCTAAATTCA CGCCTTCGGCTGGATCAAAGTAGTTCAGTTGATCCTTTGACCTTGCTGGAGAAGATTACACAAATGGGGATTTCTCAAGATGTTTGTATCAATGATTTGG AGCCTCCAGCATTTGAAGTCTTGCCATCTTTGAAATTGTTGAAAAAACGCGTGCTTGCAGCTGGCCGTGGACAGTATGATGCTGTTTTCATGTCGGGGAG TGGAAGCTCTATTGTCGGAATCGGTTCTCCAGAACCCCCGCAGTTTGTCTACGATGATGATGAGTACAAGGATGCCTTTGTATCTG
- the LOC131227297 gene encoding 4-diphosphocytidyl-2-C-methyl-D-erythritol kinase, chloroplastic/chromoplastic-like isoform X4: MNLGTFFFFSLQIQDLPYSFAPMASTQFLCQHLLFSSFGTNGSTPNTLLSCKKSNLSLSSFRHRSSSFDRKAQNRRATASDSKTGRRQVEIVYDPDERINRLADEVDKNTSLSRLSLFSPCKINVFLRITRKREDGFHDLASLFHVISLGDMIKFSQSPMKSKDRLSTNVPGVPLDDKNLIIKALNLYRKKTGSDNFFWIHLDKKVPTGAGLGGGSSNAATALWAANQFSGGLATEKELQEWSGEIGSDVPFFFSHGAAYCTGRGEVVEDIPPPIPLDMPMVLIKPQQACPTGEVYKAMLNSRLRLDQSSSVDPLTLLEKITQMGISQDVCINDLEPPAFEVLPSLKLLKKRVLAAGRGQYDAVFMSGRPLIGRYQSP, from the exons atgaatttgggcaccttcttcttcttctcccttcaAATTCAGGACCTGCCCTATTCCTTCGCACCAATGGCTTCCACCCAATTCCTTTGTCAAcaccttctcttctcttcttttgggACTAATGGCAGTACACCCAACACACTTCTCTCCTGCAAAAAATCaaatctttctctttcttctttcagaCATAGGTCTTCTTCTTTTGATAGAAAAGCACAAAATCGAAGAGCCACTGCTTCTGATTCAAAAACAGGTAGAAGACAGGTGGAG aTAGTGTATGATCCAGATGAAAGAATAAACAGGTTAGCAGATGAAGTTGATAAGAACACAAGCCTTTCAaggctctctcttttctctccctgtaag ATTAATGTTTTCTTGAGAATAACCAGAAAGAGGGAAGATGGATTTCATGATTTGGCTTCTCTGTTTCAT GTAATAAGTCTAGGGGATATGATTAAGTTTTCTCAATCACCAATGAAAAGCAAAGATCGTTTGTCTACCAATGTGCCAGGTGTCCCACTTGATGACAAGAATttg ATTATCAAGGCACTCAACCTTTACAGAAAAAAGACCGGCAGTGACAACTTCTTCTGG ATTCACCTTGATAAGAAAGTGCCTACTGGTGCTGGGCTCGGCGGTGGAAGTAGTAATGCTGCGACTGCATTATGGGCCGCAAATCAATTCAGCGGTGGTCTTGCCACTGAAAAGGAGCTTCAGGAATGGTCAGGTGAAATTGGTTCTGATGTTCCCTTCTTTTTCTCTCACGGAGCAGCATATTGTACTGGTAGAGGTGAG GTTGTTGAAGATATCCCGCCACCAATACCTTTGGACATGCCAATGGTCCTGATAAAGCCCCAACAGGCGTGCCCAACTGGTGAAGTTTACAAGGCAATGCTAAATTCA CGCCTTCGGCTGGATCAAAGTAGTTCAGTTGATCCTTTGACCTTGCTGGAGAAGATTACACAAATGGGGATTTCTCAAGATGTTTGTATCAATGATTTGG AGCCTCCAGCATTTGAAGTCTTGCCATCTTTGAAATTGTTGAAAAAACGCGTGCTTGCAGCTGGCCGTGGACAGTATGATGCTGTTTTCATGTCGGGGAG GCCACTGATTGGGCGGTACCAGtcaccttga